The Ascochyta rabiei chromosome 15, complete sequence genome window below encodes:
- a CDS encoding Mannosyl-oligosaccharide glucosidase, with translation MPRNSRHGSLWTGLTCLLTLQSQLPVASAQVAEIEKASNDSLLWGPYRPNLYFGVRPRIPKSLMGGLLWTRVEDYQTVQNTFRHTCEQHELDGYGWDEYDVRSGGRQTIHDPANRIDITTEFVKFPGGEHGGSWGARIKGTPREDASPDLTTTVIWYNTLEGLGSLEVEDPNRDETGIPGDVVFKGQTAELGDFELRVTEGKGAHPHFDHPSYDEKPLDRTLVHSGQVPDDALWQIKAVLFAHMKSQIDELVPKYGQENPPPPAQVYTIQHQPGAGNIHMVQKVFDGAFEFDIIFSSGSAPAKITADDMTEQIKSVTSGFATRFTDIFKPQAPFLKERYTEFSKSLFSNLIGGIGYFYGDSRVDRSYDEAYEEDNEGFWEDAAEARGRNEAQSVGPNELFTSIPSRPFFPRGFLWDEGFHLLPVIDWDVDTTLDIIKSWFKLMDEDGWIGREQILGPEARSKVPAEFQVQYPHYANPPTLFMVINSFLDKLDAQKTDSDNKKLLHEKSYYMHLANREAALQYLRELYPLLKRHYFWFRKTQAGDIKSYDREAFSSKEGYRWRGRTPQHILTSGLDDYPRAQPPHPGELHVDLISWMGMMTRAIKRVAIYLDEEDDAAEFAKYDEAIVRNIDDLHWSSKEKAYCDATIDDYEENAHVCHKGYVSLFPFLTGLVDKDSKHLGAILDLIGDEDHLWSEYGLRSLSKSDELYHTGEDYWRGPIWMNMNYLAVQRLLNVAQAKGPHQKRAKQLYTDLRKNLVNTVYESWKETGFAWEQYNPETGKGQRTQHFTGWTSLVVKIMAMPDLSGETVRDEL, from the exons ATGCCACGCAACTCTAGACACGGCAGCCTCTGGACAGGCCTTACATGTTTGCTCACTCTTCAATCGCAATTGCCTGTTGCGAGCGCGCAGGTCGCTGAGATCGAAAAGGCCAGCAATGACAGCTTGCTCTGGGGCCCGTACAGGCCGAACCTGTACTTTGGCGTCCGGCCACGCATACCAAAGAGTTTGATGGGCGGTCTGCTGTGGACGAGAGTGGAGGATTACCAGACGGTACAGAACA CATTCCGACACACGTGTGAACAGCACGAGCTCGATGGCTACGGCTGGGATGAATACGACGTCCGCAGCGGTGGCCGCCAGACGATCCACGACCCTGCCAACCGCATCGATATCACCACCGAGTTCGTAAAATTCCCCGGTGGAGAGCACGGCGGCAGCTGGGGCGCCAGGATCAAGGGCACACCGCGCGAGGATGCATCGCCCGACCTGACCACAACCGTCATCTGGTACAACACCCTCGAGGGCCTCGGCAGCTTGGAGGTCGAGGATCCGAACAGAGACGAGACTGGCATCCCTGGCGACGTCGTCTTCAAGGGCCAGACCGCAGAGCTAGGCGATTTCGAGTTGAGGGTCACTGAGGGCAAAGGAGCACACCCGCACTTCGACCACCCCAGCTACGACGAGAAGCCGCTGGACAGGACGCTGGTGCACAGTGGACAGGTGCCCGACGACGCGTTGTGGCAGATCAAGGCCGTTCTCTTCGCCCACATGAAGAGCCAGATCGATGAACTGGTACCCAAGTACGGCCAAGAGAACCCGCCTCCACCTGCGCAGGTCTACACCATCCAGCACCAGCCGGGAGCTGGCAACATCCACATGGTCCAGAAGGTGTTCGATGGCGCCTTCGAGTTCGACATCATCTTCTCGTCTGGCTCTGCGCCTGCCAAGATTACCGCCGACGACATGACCGAGCAGATCAAGTCTGTTACCTCAGGCTTCGCGACCCGCTTCACCGACATCTTCAAGCCGCAAGCCCCGTTTCTGAAGGAACGCTACACTGAATTCTCCAAGTCGCTGTTCTCGAACTTGATCGGTGGCATTGGCTACTTCTATGGCGACTCTCGTGTTGACCGCTCGTACGACGAGGCTTACGAGGAAGACAACGAAGGATTCTGGGAAGATGCTGCTGAAGCACGTGGCAGAAACGAGGCTCAGAGTGTTGGACCGAACGAACTATTCACCAGCATCCCCTCTCGACCATTCTTTCCTCGCGGCTTCCTTTGGGACGAAGGCTTCCATCTGCTTCCTGTCATCGACTGGGATGTTGATACCACACTTGACATCATCAAGAGCTGGTTCAAGCTCATGGACGAGGACGGCTGGATTGGTCGTGAGCAAATCCTTGGACCTGAGGCTCGCAGCAAAGTACCTGCAGAGTTCCAGGTGCAGTATCCTCACTACGCAAACCCCCCAACCTTGTTCATGGTCATCAACTCCTTCCTCGACAAGCTCGATGCGCAGAAGACCGACTCAGACAACAAGAAGCTACTGCATGAGAAATCTTACTACATGCACCTTGCGAACCGCGAGGCCGCACTGCAGTACCTCCGCGAGTTGTACCCACTCCTCAAGCGCCACTACTTCTGGTTCCGTAAGACACAGGCAGGCGACATTAAGAGCTATGATCGCGAGGCCTTCTCCTCCAAGGAAGGCTACCGTTGGAGGGGACGCACACCGCAGCATATCCTGACCTCTGGTCTTGACGACTACCCTCGCGCTCAGCCACCGCACCCTGGTGAGCTGCACGTCGATCTCATCAGCTGGATGGGTATGATGACGCGCGCTATCAAGCGTGTTGCGATTTATCTCGACGAAGAGGATGATGCGGCTGAGTTCGCAAAGTACGACGAGGCTATCGTTCGCAATATTGACGACCTACACTGGTCCAGCAAGGAGAAGGCCTACTGCGATGCTACTATCGACGATTACGAGGAGAACGCACATGTATGCCACAAGGGCTACGTCTCTCTCTTCCCCTTCTTGACTGGTCTTGTCGACAAGGACAGCAAGCACCTTGGCGCCATTCTGGACTTGATTGGCGACGAGGACCACCTGTGGTCTGAGTATGGTCTCAGGAGTCTGAGCAAGAGCGACGAGCTGTATCACACTGGCGAGGACTACTGGCGTGGCCCGATCTGGATGAACATGAACTACTTAGCTGTGCAGCGCCTTTTG AATGTTGCACAGGCAAAGGGACCGCACCAGAAGCGCGCAAAGCAGCTATACACAGACCTCCGCAAGAACCTCGTCAACACCGTTTACGAGAGCTGGAAGGAGACAGGCTTTGCCTGGGAGCAGTACAACCCGGAGACGGGCAAGGGACAGAGGACCCAGCATTTCACTGGCTGGACGAGCTTGGTTGTCAAGATCATGGCCATGCCGGACTTGAGCGGAGAGACCGTCAGGGACGAGTTGTAA